One Rhizoctonia solani chromosome 1, complete sequence DNA window includes the following coding sequences:
- a CDS encoding exocyst complex component Sec10 codes for MDPSVENLLGTRTFEDQFDIKEFVSSISENLIQQSNQEPGPFDPRPFIRNFEAAVDKLLTIRKDIQKKTEMLEKSVKSAEEEYNQKMVELNSGFEAVGRSFTSMESKITEVGRSAIRIGEQLESVHLGRQRAQAAYDLFDHYNRLSRGDTSSLETLKKETKSREGTRQVAIILRRLNVVAKEVDVPGADTTRENIERYCEKFEKDMLKLFDRYYRKGDPKMMARCAQTLLEFNGGSSCVQMYVNQHDFFISENRVQGPDETNLVWQSLLDPYTAAPKKEPGLSAIFSEIRATVEQEAQIIQARVFAQVIQQYLEAALERASTISNLAFLRMLNMAHIQTSALVEDLKQFDLSTTITRSNPAPAPVDPLAASGSAGAGAAAPFGPMLDTAMEEIFVPHTEGTKYLERESKSLGEMYLNLLLRFTKYHEKASKSKTSNLYGRLVNQLANAAATSSSNSAPGSTRAQAAAAFMKFSGISGTPVESEDDPWHAEAIGRCVEIGPTSEVPKHALSLLRVLSEALGRSYIEVAIETAQNRLESRDTKTEPDLSGLAIIRCTDLICHLWQQYINIALLPLASSSVTLRREMSIFSSQTISRIEGATNTLMQKIIDAVLVYLASQLSKQKKNDFKPRNDDLSFARVNTDPCTACCEMLDKFRDAAKENTSGKNLEYLLTEVGTSFHSLLLEHLRKFSVNETGGIMLANTESEIIRNRKLLGRIDAQLLRPYLAQRSDWNQTERGYDGEIPTVDANDASSRGLKERLGVTGKLAAVVRELDNLRVGDEGNVSGSASQRNSGAFGLSPGMNYGAGER; via the exons ATGGACCCCTCGGTGGAGAACCTTTTGGGTACGAGGACGTTCGAG GACCAATTCGACATCAAAGAATTTGTGTCGTCCATATCCGAGAACTTGATCCAGCAGTCTAACCAGGAACCAGGGC cgTTCGACCCGCGTCCCTTTATCAGGAACTTTGAGGCTGCAGTTGATAAGCTACTCACGATACGCAAGGACATCCAAAAGAAGACAGAAATGCTTGAAAAAAGCGTAAAGAGTGCAGAGGAGGAGTATAATCAGAAAATGGTGGAGCTAAACTCAGGGTTTGAG GCTGTTGGAAGGTCTTTCACGTCGATGGAGAGTAAGATCACGGAGGTAGGACGCTCTGCGATTCGAATTG GGGAGCAACTAGAATCAGTGCATCTCGGAAGGCAAAGGGCGCAGGCCGCCTATGACCTTTTTGATCACTATAACAGACTCTCGCGCGGTGACACCTCGAGTCTCGAAACGCTCAAGAAGGAGACAAAGAGCCGTGAAGGAACGCGACAGGTTGCTATTATTCTGAGGCGACTCAATGTGGTCGCAAAAGAGGTTGACGTACCGGGCGCAGATACG ACGCGAGAGAATATTGAGAGATACTGCGAGAAATTCGAAAAAGACATGCTGAAACTGTTTGATAGATACTACCGAAAGGGGGATCCCAAGATGATGGCG CGATGTGCGCAAACACTACTTGAGTTCAACGGAGGGTCATCATGTGTCCAAATGTATGTTAACCAACACGACTTCTTCATCTCAGAGAATCGTGTACAAGGTCCTGATGAGACTAATCTTGT ATGGCAGTCTCTTTTGGATCCGTACACCGCGGCTCCGAAGAAGGAGCCTGGTTTATCGGCTATATTCTCTGAAATCAGGGCCACAGTAGAACAGGAGGCTCAGATCATTCAAGCT CGCGTGTTTGCACAAGTG ATTCAACAATACCTCGAGGCCGCTCTTGAAAGAGCATCGACAATATCCAACTTGGCTTTTCTTCGCATGCTCAATATGGCTCATATCCAGACATCCGCTCTAGTCGAAGATTTGAAACAGTTCGATCTTAGTACTACCATAACCCGAAGCAACCCTGCCCCTGCCCCTGTTGATCCTCTAGCAGCATCGGGATCAGCTGGTGCTGGAGCGGCAGCACCATTCGGACCTATGCTCGATACTGCGATGGAAGAGATTTTTGTGCCTCATACTGAGGGGACTAAATACTTGGAGCGAGAGAGTAAATCTCTGGGGGAGATGTACTTAAATCTTCTGCTCCGATTTACAAAGTATCAT GAAAAAGCATCGAAATCCAAGACATCCAATCTTTACGGAAGACTGGTCAATCAGTTAGCAAATGCAGCTGCGACTTCATCATCTAATTCGGCTCCCGGGAGTACTCGCGCCCAAGCCGCTGCCGCGTTCATGAAATTCAGTGGGATAAGCGGGACTCCAGTCGAGAGCGAAGATGATCCG TGGCACGCTGAAGCAATCGGAAGATGCGTTGAAATAGGGCCCACTAGTGAAGT GCCAAAGCACGCGTTGTCCTTGCTTCGTGTGCTCTCCGAGGCACTTGGTCGCTCGTATATCGAAGTCGCTATTGAAAC AGCACAAAATCGGCTGGAGTCCCGCGATACCAAGACAGAACCCGACCTTAGTGGGCTAGCGATTATTAGATGCACCGACTTAATCTGCCACCTATGGCAGCAATATATCAATATTGCGTTATTGCCATTGGCTAGCAGCTCCGTTACTTTGAGGAGGGAGATGTCCATATTTAGTTCTCAGACCATTAGCCGAATCGAGGGCGCGACAAATACACTTATGCAGAAGATCATCGATG CTGTCCTGGTGTACCTTGCCTCCCAATTAAGCAAGCAGAAGAAGAATGACTTCAAGCCCCGCAATGACGATTTATCTTTTGCTCGTGTCAATACCGACCCTTGCACTGCGTGTTGCGAAATGTTGGATAAATTTAGGGATGCAGCGAAAGAAAATACCAGCGGTAAGAATCTAGAGTACCTGCTTACCGAAGTCGGGACATCCTTCCATAG CCTACTGCTTGAACACTTGCGTAAATTCTCTGTGAACGAGACTGGTGGTATCATGCTCGCGAA CACAGAGTCTGAAATCATTCGTAACCGAAAGTTACTGGGAAGGATTGACGCTCAACTATTGCGACCTTATCTTGCACAACGTAGCGATTGGAACCAAACTGAAAGGGGTTATGATGGCGAAATCCCCACAGTTGACGCCAATGATGCCTCTAGCAGGGGATTGAAGGAGAGACTAGGGGTGACAGGGAAGCTTGCTGCTGTCGTTCGGGAGTTGGATAACCTACGAGTCGGAGATGAGGGCAATGTGAGTGGATCGGCAAGTCAACGGAACAGCGGAGCGTTCGGACTATCACCGGGTATGAACTATGGGGCGGGTGAGAGATAG